From a single Clostridium isatidis genomic region:
- a CDS encoding molybdopterin-dependent oxidoreductase: MEKKSQGCTLDCFDCCKFDIYVEDNKVIKIQGDKNHPFTKGFVCKKGLAHLDRLYHKDRQYSPLIKLDGKFKEISFEEAINVMAGKIKEYKEKYTSKSILYYEQYGNGSILKSIGEVFCNFLGGVSFSKGGPCWSAGIEAQKRNFGDVKSHALEDMLNSKTIIVWGKNPANTSIHTMQSIKKAKLNGSKIVVIDPIYTKTAELADKYVRVKANGDGALALAMGKIIIEKNLVDINYINKYVKGYEEYKKYVDSLSLENLINICGVEKNDIEELVELYTNKYSTILLGYGMQKYKNGGNTISLVNILGAITGQIGESGGGVNYANRVFPQVLNSDPYNSSKYAEERYYYVSQIADFIKASLENRDYHDENKLYSIDAKNKKYNIPIKMAIITKSNLLNQLADLNNLKVSLSKVEFKVCFDMFLTDTAMECDLFIPTTSTLESEDIIYSSMMNPYIIYNEKAVEPKERLMDEYEFFMELAKKLEIKEYPMVSKKEYLAKVIEPFKKYNENMSIEYLKNNYFTLHKAVPWADKKFETKSGKFEIFFNENLYLNSQEDLDRNNEELRLLTIHGRDSLSSQHFMDYEGIAIAYINENMANKFKVNNDAIVYLENNIGKIQVKLKVDNAVSDNIVMMYAGWWKKHGNPNYLTDSGLSDIGGQVTYNETRVKIKTI, encoded by the coding sequence ATGGAAAAGAAAAGTCAAGGATGTACTTTAGATTGTTTTGACTGTTGTAAATTTGATATATATGTGGAAGATAACAAAGTAATAAAAATACAAGGAGATAAAAATCATCCTTTTACTAAAGGTTTTGTTTGCAAGAAGGGCTTAGCACATTTAGATAGATTGTATCATAAAGATAGGCAATATAGTCCACTTATAAAATTAGATGGAAAGTTTAAAGAAATATCTTTTGAAGAGGCTATAAATGTAATGGCAGGCAAAATCAAAGAATATAAAGAAAAATACACATCTAAATCTATACTTTATTATGAACAATATGGTAATGGTTCGATATTAAAAAGTATAGGTGAAGTTTTTTGTAATTTTTTGGGGGGAGTAAGTTTTTCTAAAGGAGGCCCTTGTTGGAGTGCTGGAATAGAAGCTCAAAAAAGAAATTTTGGTGATGTTAAAAGTCATGCCTTAGAAGATATGCTTAACAGTAAAACAATAATTGTATGGGGAAAAAATCCTGCTAATACTTCAATACATACAATGCAAAGTATAAAGAAAGCTAAATTAAATGGAAGTAAAATAGTTGTAATAGATCCTATATATACAAAAACTGCAGAACTAGCAGATAAATATGTAAGAGTAAAAGCAAATGGTGATGGAGCCCTTGCTTTGGCAATGGGAAAAATTATTATAGAAAAGAATTTAGTTGATATAAATTATATTAATAAATATGTAAAGGGTTATGAGGAATATAAAAAATATGTGGATAGTTTGAGTTTAGAAAATTTAATTAATATATGTGGTGTAGAAAAAAATGATATAGAGGAATTAGTAGAATTATATACTAATAAATATTCTACTATTTTATTAGGATATGGAATGCAGAAATATAAAAATGGTGGAAACACAATTAGTTTAGTAAATATTTTAGGAGCAATTACCGGTCAAATAGGTGAAAGCGGTGGAGGAGTAAATTATGCCAATAGAGTTTTTCCTCAGGTCTTAAATTCTGATCCATATAATAGTTCAAAATATGCTGAAGAAAGATATTATTATGTAAGTCAAATAGCCGATTTTATTAAGGCTTCCTTAGAAAATAGGGATTATCATGATGAAAATAAATTATATTCTATAGATGCAAAAAATAAAAAATATAATATTCCTATAAAGATGGCTATAATTACAAAAAGCAATTTGCTTAATCAATTAGCAGATTTAAATAATTTAAAAGTTTCCTTATCAAAGGTTGAATTTAAAGTTTGTTTTGATATGTTCTTAACTGATACAGCAATGGAATGTGATTTATTTATTCCAACTACAAGTACCTTAGAAAGTGAAGATATAATATATAGTTCTATGATGAATCCGTATATAATTTATAATGAAAAAGCTGTAGAGCCTAAGGAAAGATTGATGGATGAATATGAATTTTTCATGGAACTTGCTAAGAAGTTAGAAATAAAGGAATATCCCATGGTAAGTAAAAAAGAGTATCTAGCAAAAGTTATAGAACCTTTTAAAAAATATAATGAAAATATGAGTATAGAATACTTAAAAAATAACTATTTTACCTTGCATAAAGCAGTTCCCTGGGCAGATAAAAAGTTTGAAACTAAGTCAGGAAAATTTGAAATCTTCTTTAATGAAAATTTATATTTAAATTCGCAAGAAGATTTAGATCGTAATAATGAAGAACTTAGGCTATTGACTATTCATGGAAGAGACAGCTTATCAAGCCAGCATTTTATGGACTATGAAGGAATTGCTATAGCCTATATAAATGAAAATATGGCTAATAAATTTAAAGTTAATAATGATGCTATTGTATATTTAGAAAATAATATTGGTAAAATACAAGTTAAATTAAAGGTTGATAATGCCGTTTCTGATAATATTGTTATGATGTATGCAGGATGGTGGAAAAAACATGGAAATCCTAATTATTTAACCGATTCAGGATTATCAGATATAGGCGGACAGGTTACTTACAATGAAACAAGGGTAAAAATAAAAACTATCTAA
- the dusA gene encoding tRNA dihydrouridine(20/20a) synthase DusA, protein MEKYISNIENPKVSIAPMVDKTHRHFRYFSRIMDKDMLLYTEMITAQAIIYGDLEKVLFFREEEGKVALQIAASNPEDAFKAVKLAENFNYSEINLNCGCPSDRVSGNLMGAALMSSKELVYEILCAMKEATNKPVTIKHRIGIDGTGIITDKKSKVIMEGYEDLLDFLGTISKAKPDRYTIHARTAILKGLSPKENRDIPPLDYNMVYRLKKEFDYLNIEINGGFKTLEQIKEGLKHVDAVMIGRAAYEDAYLLANLYKLDSNSENISPLSRGEIIRKYIPYVEEELENGSNVHSLVFPLQSLFHGQRGNGQYKQLLSSSAIKKETVLDTLNKIFEIMPEDVLWK, encoded by the coding sequence ATGGAAAAATATATTTCTAATATTGAAAATCCAAAAGTAAGTATAGCTCCAATGGTTGATAAAACCCATAGGCACTTCAGGTACTTTTCTAGAATTATGGATAAGGATATGCTTTTATATACGGAAATGATTACTGCCCAAGCTATTATCTATGGTGATTTAGAAAAGGTGTTATTTTTCAGAGAAGAAGAAGGTAAAGTAGCCCTTCAAATTGCAGCCTCTAATCCAGAGGATGCCTTCAAAGCAGTAAAACTAGCAGAAAATTTTAATTATAGTGAAATTAACTTGAATTGTGGCTGCCCATCTGATAGGGTTTCTGGAAACTTAATGGGAGCAGCTCTTATGTCCTCAAAAGAATTAGTTTACGAAATTTTATGTGCTATGAAGGAGGCTACAAATAAGCCAGTTACTATTAAACATAGAATAGGAATTGATGGCACAGGTATAATTACAGATAAAAAATCTAAGGTTATTATGGAAGGTTATGAGGATCTTCTAGACTTTTTAGGTACTATCTCTAAAGCAAAGCCTGATAGATACACTATTCATGCTCGTACTGCAATACTAAAAGGCTTAAGCCCAAAGGAAAATAGGGATATTCCTCCTCTTGACTATAATATGGTTTATAGATTAAAGAAAGAATTTGATTATTTAAATATCGAAATCAACGGTGGCTTTAAAACTTTAGAGCAAATTAAAGAGGGTTTAAAGCATGTAGATGCAGTAATGATTGGAAGAGCTGCCTATGAGGATGCCTACTTATTAGCAAATTTATATAAGTTAGATAGTAATTCAGAAAATATATCACCTTTATCTAGAGGTGAAATAATTAGAAAATATATTCCTTATGTTGAAGAAGAATTAGAAAATGGTTCAAATGTTCATTCCCTTGTTTTCCCTCTCCAAAGCTTATTCCATGGTCAAAGGGGAAATGGACAATATAAACAGCTTTTATCTTCTTCAGCAATAAAAAAAGAAACAGTTTTAGATACTTTAAATAAAATCTTTGAAATAATGCCAGAAGATGTACTATGGAAATAA
- a CDS encoding radical SAM protein produces MNRYSKITEKVKREIVLLKAYPCIWGKCSFCDYILDNSSDKEEIIKTNEEILRNITGEYKVLEVINSGSCFEIPKENLLLIKEIIKEKKIERLFLESHWCYKNRIKDMREFFEIPITFKIGVETFDYDFRNKVLNKNAKFIGIDELKKYFDSPCIMVGIEGQTKQMISRDIEILLNNFEHATINVFVNNSTKVKRDDELVKWFIEEYKELLDKNDKIDVLYNNTDFGVGD; encoded by the coding sequence ATGAATAGGTACAGCAAAATAACAGAAAAAGTAAAAAGGGAAATTGTTTTGTTAAAGGCTTATCCTTGTATCTGGGGGAAATGTTCCTTTTGTGATTATATTTTAGATAATTCTTCTGATAAAGAGGAAATAATTAAAACTAATGAAGAGATATTAAGAAATATAACAGGAGAATATAAGGTTCTTGAAGTAATAAATTCAGGAAGCTGTTTTGAAATTCCAAAGGAGAATTTATTATTAATTAAAGAAATAATAAAGGAAAAAAAGATTGAAAGATTATTTTTAGAAAGTCATTGGTGTTATAAAAATAGAATAAAAGACATGAGAGAGTTTTTTGAAATTCCTATAACTTTTAAAATTGGAGTAGAAACTTTTGATTACGACTTTAGAAATAAGGTATTAAATAAAAATGCGAAGTTTATTGGTATAGATGAATTAAAAAAATATTTTGATTCACCTTGTATAATGGTAGGTATAGAAGGTCAAACAAAACAAATGATTTCAAGGGATATTGAGATATTGCTAAATAATTTTGAACATGCTACAATAAATGTTTTTGTAAATAATAGTACAAAAGTTAAAAGAGATGATGAATTAGTTAAATGGTTCATTGAGGAATATAAAGAACTTTTAGATAAAAATGATAAAATTGATGTGTTATATAATAATACCGATTTTGGGGTAGGAGATTAA
- a CDS encoding ECF transporter S component translates to MKKNSTIRLTFIGIGIALNIIGAFIALILRLPILLDSIGTILVAFLYGPLYGIVTGVLGSLISGFTYDIYSIYFSPVQIIIGGIVGYLAKKDGFKGKKLFCNLLILTIPTGIVGAIIAYYLFDGVTSSGSSYLVQILTFLGFSKKFIIFLIQFITDYMDKFLAIKLIILVLKKLPSNIKEKVS, encoded by the coding sequence ATGAAAAAAAATTCGACCATAAGATTAACTTTTATAGGAATAGGTATTGCATTAAATATTATTGGTGCTTTTATAGCTTTAATATTAAGGCTGCCTATTTTACTTGATTCAATAGGAACTATTTTAGTAGCTTTCCTATATGGCCCATTATATGGAATTGTAACTGGTGTTTTAGGAAGTTTAATAAGTGGTTTTACTTATGATATTTATTCTATATATTTTTCACCAGTACAAATAATTATAGGTGGAATAGTAGGGTATTTAGCCAAAAAGGATGGATTTAAAGGAAAGAAGTTGTTTTGTAATTTACTCATACTAACAATACCTACAGGAATTGTTGGAGCAATTATAGCTTATTATCTCTTTGATGGAGTAACATCTTCAGGATCAAGTTATTTAGTTCAAATTTTAACTTTTCTAGGTTTTAGTAAAAAATTTATTATATTTCTCATTCAGTTTATAACTGATTATATGGACAAGTTTTTAGCAATTAAGCTAATAATTTTAGTACTTAAAAAACTTCCGAGTAATATTAAGGAGAAAGTATCATGA
- the uxuA gene encoding mannonate dehydratase, translated as MKMTFRWYGKDDPVKLEYIKQIPGMKGIITAIYDIPVGEVWPLDKIIAIKETVEKHGLELSGIESVPVHEDIKLGLPTRDKYIDNYIQTIRNIAEAGINLICYNFMPVFDWTRSNLEYVNEDGSTSLIFEQDKIKKMDPALGELELPGWDVSYAEGGLGYLLDQYKDIDEEKLWGNLEYFIKRIMPVCEEVRVKMAIHPDDPPWSIFGLPRIITSYENLERFLNIYDSPYNGLTLCTGSLGCTKENDIVNLIKYFGKERNRIHFAHIRNVKIENDGSFKETAHPTEYGSMDMYQIIKAYLDYDFDGPYRPDHGRMIWGEKGKAGYGLYDRALGAVYIHGLIEAITKEK; from the coding sequence ATGAAAATGACCTTTAGATGGTATGGAAAAGATGATCCTGTTAAACTGGAATACATTAAGCAAATACCTGGCATGAAGGGAATAATAACTGCCATATATGATATTCCAGTTGGGGAAGTTTGGCCTTTAGATAAAATTATAGCTATAAAAGAGACTGTAGAGAAACATGGTTTAGAACTTTCAGGCATTGAAAGTGTTCCAGTTCATGAAGATATTAAATTAGGTCTTCCAACAAGAGATAAGTATATTGATAATTATATTCAAACTATAAGAAATATAGCAGAGGCAGGAATAAATTTAATATGCTATAATTTTATGCCTGTGTTTGATTGGACAAGATCAAATCTTGAATATGTGAACGAAGATGGTTCAACTAGCTTAATATTTGAACAAGATAAAATAAAGAAAATGGATCCAGCTCTTGGTGAATTAGAACTTCCTGGTTGGGATGTATCTTATGCTGAAGGTGGTCTTGGCTATCTTTTAGACCAATATAAAGATATAGATGAAGAAAAATTATGGGGAAACTTAGAATATTTTATAAAGAGGATAATGCCTGTTTGTGAAGAGGTTAGAGTTAAAATGGCAATACATCCAGATGATCCGCCTTGGAGCATTTTTGGATTACCAAGGATAATAACCAGCTATGAGAATTTAGAAAGATTTTTAAATATTTATGATAGTCCTTATAATGGTTTAACTTTATGTACGGGATCTTTAGGTTGTACAAAAGAAAATGATATAGTAAACTTAATTAAGTATTTTGGTAAAGAAAGAAATAGAATACATTTTGCCCATATAAGAAATGTAAAAATAGAGAATGATGGAAGTTTTAAAGAAACAGCCCATCCAACAGAATATGGTTCAATGGATATGTATCAAATAATAAAGGCTTATTTAGATTATGATTTTGATGGGCCATATAGACCAGATCATGGCAGAATGATTTGGGGAGAAAAAGGAAAAGCAGGATATGGTCTTTATGACAGGGCTTTAGGGGCAGTTTATATTCATGGATTAATAGAAGCAATAACTAAAGAAAAATAA
- a CDS encoding sugar kinase, which translates to MKKLDLKKGKIFGFGEIMLRLTPTNYKKISQASEYRGTYGGGEANVISSLSMFGHDTKFVTKLPNNNLGFTVENLLKSNGVDTKEIIFGEGRLGVYFFEMGHGYRVSEVTYDRKYSAISLANRKEFELEKILQDVGMLVISGITPAISKEMRSFTVELIKKCKENNILVCFDSNYRAKMWSLEEAKECLEEILPLVDVAFLGIKDITNILKIKVNESNDFDKSLLEAYKILKEIYPNIKYMSSTRRNVNSINNNSLKGYIFDGEKLYSSKEYTFDILDRVGTGDSFTAGIIHGLLSYDNFEKIVEFGTVASVLKHSIIGDMNQVTEKEVLSLVEEGLENIKR; encoded by the coding sequence TTGAAAAAGTTAGATCTTAAAAAAGGTAAAATATTTGGATTTGGAGAAATAATGTTAAGACTTACTCCAACAAATTACAAAAAGATTTCTCAAGCCTCAGAATATAGAGGAACTTATGGAGGTGGAGAGGCTAATGTAATTTCAAGTCTAAGTATGTTTGGTCATGACACAAAATTTGTGACTAAATTGCCTAATAATAATTTAGGTTTTACTGTGGAAAATCTCCTTAAATCTAATGGAGTAGATACAAAAGAAATAATATTTGGAGAGGGAAGATTAGGTGTTTATTTTTTTGAAATGGGTCATGGATATAGAGTTTCAGAGGTTACTTATGATAGAAAATATTCAGCAATATCTTTAGCTAATAGAAAGGAATTTGAGCTTGAGAAAATTTTACAAGATGTAGGTATGCTTGTAATATCAGGTATTACTCCTGCAATTAGTAAAGAAATGCGCAGTTTCACAGTAGAATTAATAAAGAAGTGTAAAGAAAATAATATATTAGTATGTTTTGATTCAAATTATAGGGCTAAAATGTGGTCTTTAGAGGAAGCCAAGGAATGTTTGGAGGAGATTCTTCCTTTAGTAGATGTAGCATTCCTTGGTATTAAAGATATAACTAATATTTTAAAGATTAAGGTAAATGAAAGTAATGATTTTGATAAAAGCTTGTTAGAAGCTTATAAAATTTTAAAAGAAATTTATCCTAATATTAAGTATATGTCTTCTACAAGGAGAAATGTAAATTCTATTAATAATAATAGCTTAAAAGGATATATATTTGATGGAGAAAAATTATATTCTTCAAAGGAATATACTTTTGATATATTAGATAGAGTAGGTACCGGTGATTCCTTTACCGCAGGAATTATACATGGCCTGTTAAGTTATGATAACTTTGAGAAAATTGTTGAATTTGGAACTGTTGCAAGTGTGTTAAAACACTCAATTATAGGCGATATGAATCAGGTAACAGAAAAGGAAGTTCTATCGTTAGTAGAAGAGGGATTAGAAAATATAAAAAGATAG
- a CDS encoding bifunctional 4-hydroxy-2-oxoglutarate aldolase/2-dehydro-3-deoxy-phosphogluconate aldolase, whose amino-acid sequence MILDKLIAAGVVAVVRGKNHKEIKDYMEACLRGGLKALELTYTIPNVVELIKEYKDREEALIGVGSVLNGKMALDAIEAGAKYVVSPGYNEEVNKVCKEKEILYLPGCMTVTEIMHAMEAGNSMIKLFPGELFGPKFVKAIKAPIPHVKIMPTGGVSIDNVEEWFANGVSCVGVGSALFKGTIEDTEKLAKEFVNKIEKVRS is encoded by the coding sequence ATGATTTTAGATAAATTAATAGCAGCAGGGGTAGTAGCAGTAGTAAGAGGTAAAAACCACAAGGAAATAAAGGATTATATGGAAGCTTGCTTAAGGGGAGGGCTAAAAGCTTTAGAATTAACATACACAATTCCTAATGTAGTAGAACTTATTAAAGAGTATAAAGATAGAGAAGAAGCATTAATTGGTGTAGGAAGTGTATTAAATGGAAAAATGGCTTTAGATGCTATAGAAGCAGGTGCTAAATATGTTGTAAGTCCTGGATATAATGAAGAAGTAAATAAAGTTTGCAAAGAAAAGGAAATTCTTTATTTACCTGGTTGCATGACAGTAACAGAAATTATGCATGCAATGGAGGCAGGAAATAGTATGATTAAACTATTTCCAGGAGAATTATTCGGGCCTAAGTTTGTTAAAGCTATAAAGGCGCCAATTCCACATGTTAAGATTATGCCAACTGGCGGAGTTTCAATAGATAATGTAGAAGAATGGTTTGCTAATGGTGTTTCCTGTGTTGGAGTAGGAAGTGCCCTATTTAAAGGTACTATAGAGGATACAGAAAAACTAGCAAAGGAGTTTGTGAATAAAATTGAAAAAGTTAGATCTTAA